A region from the Hippopotamus amphibius kiboko isolate mHipAmp2 chromosome 15, mHipAmp2.hap2, whole genome shotgun sequence genome encodes:
- the PTBP1 gene encoding polypyrimidine tract-binding protein 1 isoform X3 has protein sequence MSSNSASTANGNDSKKFKGDNRSAGVPSRVIHIRKLPSDVTEGEVISLGLPFGKVTNLLMLKGKNQAFIEMNTEEAANTMVNYYTSVTPVLRGQPIYIQFSNHKELKTDSSPNQARAQAALQAVNSVQSGNLALAASAAAVDAGMAMAGQSPVLRIIVENLFYPVTLDVLHQIFSKFGTVLKIITFTKNNQFQALLQYADPVSAQHAKLSLDGQNIYNACCTLRIDFSKLTSLNVKYNNDKSRDYTRPDLPSGDSQPSLDQTMAAAFGAPGIMSASPYAGAGFPPTFAIPQAAGLSVPNVHGALAPLAIPSAAAAAAAAGRIAIPGLAGAGNSVLLVSNLNPERVTPQSLFILFGVYGDVQRVKILFNKKENALVQMADGSQAQLAMSHLNGHKLHGKPVRITLSKHQNVQLPREGQEDQGLTKDYGNSPLHRFKKPGSKNFQNIFPPSATLHLSNIPPSISEDDLKILFSSNGGIVKGFKFFQKDRKMALIQMGSVEEAIQALIDLHNHDLGENHHLRVSFSKSTI, from the exons ATGAGCAGCAACTCGGCCTCTACAG caaatggaaatgacagtaAGAAGTTCAAGGGGGACAACAGGAGCGCAGGCGTGCCCTCCAGGGTGATCCACATCCGGAAGCTGCCCAGTGACGTCACCGAGGGAGAGGTCATCTCCCTGGGGCTGCCCTTCGGGAAGGTCACCAACCTGCTGATGCTCAAGGGGAAGAACCAG gccTTCATCGAGATGAACACGGAGGAGGCTGCCAACACCATGGTGAACTACTACACGTCGGTGACGCCCGTGTTGCGCGGGCAGCCCATCTACATTCAGTTCTCCAACCACAAGGAGCTCAAGACGGACAGCTCACCCAACCAGGCG CGGGCCCAGGCGGCCCTGCAGGCAGTGAACTCGGTGCAGTCGGGAAACCTGGCCTTGGCCGCCTCGGCCGCGGCGGTGGACGCGGGGATGGCGATGGCAGGCCAGAGCCCCGTGCTCCGGATCATCGTGGAGAACCTCTTCTACCCGGTGACCCTGGACGTGCTGCACCAG ATCTTCTCCAAGTTTGGCACCGTCCTGAAGATCATCACCTTCACCAAGAACAACCAGTTCCAGGCGCTGCTGCAGTACGCCGACCCCGTGAGCGCCCAGCACGCCAAGCTG TCGCTGGACGGCCAGAACATCTACAACGCCTGCTGCACGCTGCGCATCGACTTCTCCAAGCTCACCAGCCTCAACGTCAAGTATAACAACGACAAGAGCCGTGACTACACACGCCCCGACCTGCCGTCCGGTGACAGCCAGCCTTCGCTGGACCAGACCATGGCTGCAGCCTTCG gtgcaCCTGGTATAATGTCAGCCTCTCCGTATGCAGGAGCTGGTTTCCCTCCCACCTTTGCAATTCCTCAAGCCGCAG GCCTCTCTGTCCCCAACGTGCACGGGGCCCTGGCGCCCCTGGCCATCCCgtcagcggcggcggcggcggcggctgcgggccGGATCGCCATCCCAGGCCTGGCGGGGGCAGGAAACTCCGTCCTGCTGGTCAGCAACCTCAACCCCGAG AGAGTCACACCCCAAAGCCTCTTTATTCTTTTCG GCGTGTACGGCGACGTGCAGCGGGTGAAGATCCTGTTCAACAAGAAGGAGAACGCCCTGGTGCAGATGGCCGACGGGAGCCAGGCCCAGCTGG CCATGAGCCACCTCAACGGGCACAAGCTGCACGGGAAGCCGGTGCGCATCACGCTCTCCAAGCACCAGAACGTGCAGCTGCCCCGCGAGGGCCAGGAGGACCAGGGCCTGACCAAGGACTACGGCAACTCGCCGCTGCACCGCTTCAAGAAGCCCGGCTCCAAGAACTTCCAGAACATCTTCCCGCCCTCGGCCACGCTGCACCTCTCCAACATCCC GCCCTCCATCTCCGAGGACGATCTCAAGATTCTTTTCTCCAGCAACGGCGGCATCGTCAAAGGGTTCAAGTTCTTCCA GAAGGACCGCAAGATGGCGCTCATCCAGATGGGCTCGGTGGAGGAGGCCATCCAGGCGCTCATCGACCTGCACAACCACGACCTGGGCGAGAACCACCACCTGCGGGTGTCCTTTTCCAAGTCCACCATCTAG
- the PTBP1 gene encoding polypyrimidine tract-binding protein 1 isoform X2 produces MDGIVPDIAVGTKRGSDELFSACVTNGPFIMSSNSASTANGNDSKKFKGDNRSAGVPSRVIHIRKLPSDVTEGEVISLGLPFGKVTNLLMLKGKNQAFIEMNTEEAANTMVNYYTSVTPVLRGQPIYIQFSNHKELKTDSSPNQARAQAALQAVNSVQSGNLALAASAAAVDAGMAMAGQSPVLRIIVENLFYPVTLDVLHQIFSKFGTVLKIITFTKNNQFQALLQYADPVSAQHAKLSLDGQNIYNACCTLRIDFSKLTSLNVKYNNDKSRDYTRPDLPSGDSQPSLDQTMAAAFGLSVPNVHGALAPLAIPSAAAAAAAAGRIAIPGLAGAGNSVLLVSNLNPERVTPQSLFILFGVYGDVQRVKILFNKKENALVQMADGSQAQLAMSHLNGHKLHGKPVRITLSKHQNVQLPREGQEDQGLTKDYGNSPLHRFKKPGSKNFQNIFPPSATLHLSNIPPSISEDDLKILFSSNGGIVKGFKFFQKDRKMALIQMGSVEEAIQALIDLHNHDLGENHHLRVSFSKSTI; encoded by the exons ATGGACGG CATCGTCCCAGACATAGCAGTTGGTACAAAG CGGGGATCCGACGAGCTCTTCTCTGCCTGTGTCACTAACGGACCCTTTATCATGAGCAGCAACTCGGCCTCTACAG caaatggaaatgacagtaAGAAGTTCAAGGGGGACAACAGGAGCGCAGGCGTGCCCTCCAGGGTGATCCACATCCGGAAGCTGCCCAGTGACGTCACCGAGGGAGAGGTCATCTCCCTGGGGCTGCCCTTCGGGAAGGTCACCAACCTGCTGATGCTCAAGGGGAAGAACCAG gccTTCATCGAGATGAACACGGAGGAGGCTGCCAACACCATGGTGAACTACTACACGTCGGTGACGCCCGTGTTGCGCGGGCAGCCCATCTACATTCAGTTCTCCAACCACAAGGAGCTCAAGACGGACAGCTCACCCAACCAGGCG CGGGCCCAGGCGGCCCTGCAGGCAGTGAACTCGGTGCAGTCGGGAAACCTGGCCTTGGCCGCCTCGGCCGCGGCGGTGGACGCGGGGATGGCGATGGCAGGCCAGAGCCCCGTGCTCCGGATCATCGTGGAGAACCTCTTCTACCCGGTGACCCTGGACGTGCTGCACCAG ATCTTCTCCAAGTTTGGCACCGTCCTGAAGATCATCACCTTCACCAAGAACAACCAGTTCCAGGCGCTGCTGCAGTACGCCGACCCCGTGAGCGCCCAGCACGCCAAGCTG TCGCTGGACGGCCAGAACATCTACAACGCCTGCTGCACGCTGCGCATCGACTTCTCCAAGCTCACCAGCCTCAACGTCAAGTATAACAACGACAAGAGCCGTGACTACACACGCCCCGACCTGCCGTCCGGTGACAGCCAGCCTTCGCTGGACCAGACCATGGCTGCAGCCTTCG GCCTCTCTGTCCCCAACGTGCACGGGGCCCTGGCGCCCCTGGCCATCCCgtcagcggcggcggcggcggcggctgcgggccGGATCGCCATCCCAGGCCTGGCGGGGGCAGGAAACTCCGTCCTGCTGGTCAGCAACCTCAACCCCGAG AGAGTCACACCCCAAAGCCTCTTTATTCTTTTCG GCGTGTACGGCGACGTGCAGCGGGTGAAGATCCTGTTCAACAAGAAGGAGAACGCCCTGGTGCAGATGGCCGACGGGAGCCAGGCCCAGCTGG CCATGAGCCACCTCAACGGGCACAAGCTGCACGGGAAGCCGGTGCGCATCACGCTCTCCAAGCACCAGAACGTGCAGCTGCCCCGCGAGGGCCAGGAGGACCAGGGCCTGACCAAGGACTACGGCAACTCGCCGCTGCACCGCTTCAAGAAGCCCGGCTCCAAGAACTTCCAGAACATCTTCCCGCCCTCGGCCACGCTGCACCTCTCCAACATCCC GCCCTCCATCTCCGAGGACGATCTCAAGATTCTTTTCTCCAGCAACGGCGGCATCGTCAAAGGGTTCAAGTTCTTCCA GAAGGACCGCAAGATGGCGCTCATCCAGATGGGCTCGGTGGAGGAGGCCATCCAGGCGCTCATCGACCTGCACAACCACGACCTGGGCGAGAACCACCACCTGCGGGTGTCCTTTTCCAAGTCCACCATCTAG
- the PTBP1 gene encoding polypyrimidine tract-binding protein 1 isoform X1 — protein MDGIVPDIAVGTKRGSDELFSACVTNGPFIMSSNSASTANGNDSKKFKGDNRSAGVPSRVIHIRKLPSDVTEGEVISLGLPFGKVTNLLMLKGKNQAFIEMNTEEAANTMVNYYTSVTPVLRGQPIYIQFSNHKELKTDSSPNQARAQAALQAVNSVQSGNLALAASAAAVDAGMAMAGQSPVLRIIVENLFYPVTLDVLHQIFSKFGTVLKIITFTKNNQFQALLQYADPVSAQHAKLSLDGQNIYNACCTLRIDFSKLTSLNVKYNNDKSRDYTRPDLPSGDSQPSLDQTMAAAFGAPGIMSASPYAGAGFPPTFAIPQAAGLSVPNVHGALAPLAIPSAAAAAAAAGRIAIPGLAGAGNSVLLVSNLNPERVTPQSLFILFGVYGDVQRVKILFNKKENALVQMADGSQAQLAMSHLNGHKLHGKPVRITLSKHQNVQLPREGQEDQGLTKDYGNSPLHRFKKPGSKNFQNIFPPSATLHLSNIPPSISEDDLKILFSSNGGIVKGFKFFQKDRKMALIQMGSVEEAIQALIDLHNHDLGENHHLRVSFSKSTI, from the exons ATGGACGG CATCGTCCCAGACATAGCAGTTGGTACAAAG CGGGGATCCGACGAGCTCTTCTCTGCCTGTGTCACTAACGGACCCTTTATCATGAGCAGCAACTCGGCCTCTACAG caaatggaaatgacagtaAGAAGTTCAAGGGGGACAACAGGAGCGCAGGCGTGCCCTCCAGGGTGATCCACATCCGGAAGCTGCCCAGTGACGTCACCGAGGGAGAGGTCATCTCCCTGGGGCTGCCCTTCGGGAAGGTCACCAACCTGCTGATGCTCAAGGGGAAGAACCAG gccTTCATCGAGATGAACACGGAGGAGGCTGCCAACACCATGGTGAACTACTACACGTCGGTGACGCCCGTGTTGCGCGGGCAGCCCATCTACATTCAGTTCTCCAACCACAAGGAGCTCAAGACGGACAGCTCACCCAACCAGGCG CGGGCCCAGGCGGCCCTGCAGGCAGTGAACTCGGTGCAGTCGGGAAACCTGGCCTTGGCCGCCTCGGCCGCGGCGGTGGACGCGGGGATGGCGATGGCAGGCCAGAGCCCCGTGCTCCGGATCATCGTGGAGAACCTCTTCTACCCGGTGACCCTGGACGTGCTGCACCAG ATCTTCTCCAAGTTTGGCACCGTCCTGAAGATCATCACCTTCACCAAGAACAACCAGTTCCAGGCGCTGCTGCAGTACGCCGACCCCGTGAGCGCCCAGCACGCCAAGCTG TCGCTGGACGGCCAGAACATCTACAACGCCTGCTGCACGCTGCGCATCGACTTCTCCAAGCTCACCAGCCTCAACGTCAAGTATAACAACGACAAGAGCCGTGACTACACACGCCCCGACCTGCCGTCCGGTGACAGCCAGCCTTCGCTGGACCAGACCATGGCTGCAGCCTTCG gtgcaCCTGGTATAATGTCAGCCTCTCCGTATGCAGGAGCTGGTTTCCCTCCCACCTTTGCAATTCCTCAAGCCGCAG GCCTCTCTGTCCCCAACGTGCACGGGGCCCTGGCGCCCCTGGCCATCCCgtcagcggcggcggcggcggcggctgcgggccGGATCGCCATCCCAGGCCTGGCGGGGGCAGGAAACTCCGTCCTGCTGGTCAGCAACCTCAACCCCGAG AGAGTCACACCCCAAAGCCTCTTTATTCTTTTCG GCGTGTACGGCGACGTGCAGCGGGTGAAGATCCTGTTCAACAAGAAGGAGAACGCCCTGGTGCAGATGGCCGACGGGAGCCAGGCCCAGCTGG CCATGAGCCACCTCAACGGGCACAAGCTGCACGGGAAGCCGGTGCGCATCACGCTCTCCAAGCACCAGAACGTGCAGCTGCCCCGCGAGGGCCAGGAGGACCAGGGCCTGACCAAGGACTACGGCAACTCGCCGCTGCACCGCTTCAAGAAGCCCGGCTCCAAGAACTTCCAGAACATCTTCCCGCCCTCGGCCACGCTGCACCTCTCCAACATCCC GCCCTCCATCTCCGAGGACGATCTCAAGATTCTTTTCTCCAGCAACGGCGGCATCGTCAAAGGGTTCAAGTTCTTCCA GAAGGACCGCAAGATGGCGCTCATCCAGATGGGCTCGGTGGAGGAGGCCATCCAGGCGCTCATCGACCTGCACAACCACGACCTGGGCGAGAACCACCACCTGCGGGTGTCCTTTTCCAAGTCCACCATCTAG